ATCTTTATTACAACGAAGATAATCCAATTATTTCAGATATGGAATATGACGGACTCTTGCGAAAGTTAAAAGAGATGGAAAAAGAATATCCCGCTCTTTTAGAAATTGATGATTCTCCGACTGAAAAAATTGGAGGGACTGCGAGTAATAAATTTTCTAAAGTTGAACATAAAGTTCCTATGTTAAGTTTGTCAAATACTTATAATATCGCTGAAATCGAAGATTTTGACAAAAGAGTAAAAAAAATAATTAACTTTTCTGAAAAAATTGAATATATTCTGGAACTGAAATTGGACGGACTTAGTATCAGCCTTATTTATGAAAATGGGAACTTAACGAGAGCAGTCACTCGTGGTGACGGAAAAATTGGAGAAGATGTGACGGAAAATATTATGGAAATTGAATCTATTCCAAAAAAATTGAAAGAGCCGATTTCGCTGGAAGTTCGTGGGGAAATTATTTTGCCGATTAAAAATTTTAATAAAATAAATGAAGAGCGGGAAGAAAATGGGGAAGAAGTTTTTGCAAATCCAAGAAATGCTGCTGCTGGAACAATTAGACAACTGGATTCCACGATTGTTTCAAAAAGAGGACTTGACTGCTATCTCTATTATTTGGTCAATGCGGAAAATTATGGAATTAAAACACATTTGGAAAGTATTAAATTTATTGAAAAGCTGGGATTTAAGACAACTAAAGTCTTTGAGAAATATTCCGACTTTAAAACTCTTGAAAAATCTATTGAAAAATGGCGAATAAAAAGAGAAAAATTGGATTATGAAACCGACGGGTTGGTTATAAAAATAAATGATTTCTCATTTTATGAAACTTTGGGCTACACGACAAAAAGTCCACGATGGGCAATCGCTTATAAATTTCCTGCTGAACAGGTTAAAACAAGACTTTTGAATGTGACTTTTCAAGTGGGAAGAACGGGAGTTGTGACACCTGTTGCGGAACTGGAAGCTGTGAATTTATCAGGGTCGGTTGTAAAAAGAGCTAGTCTTCATAACTTTGATGAAATTCGTAGAAAAGATATAAAAATTGGGGACAATGTGATTGTCGAAAAAGCAGCAGAAATTATACCGCAAGTCGTAAATGTCGTATTTGATGACAGAAAAGGGACTGAAAAAGAAATAAAAGAACCTGAAAGCTGTCCTGCTTGTGGCACAAAACTTGTAAAAGAAGAGGGCCTTGTTGCGCTAAAATGCTTAAATCCACACTGTCCTGAAAAAATTAAAAGAGAAATTTCCTATTTTGTGTCAAGAGACGCCATGAACATTTCAGGTCTGGGAGAAAAAATTGTGGAAAAATTTATTGAACTTGAAAAAATTAAAACTGTAGTTGATATTTATTTTTTAGAAAATTATCGCAATGAATTAGAAAATTTGGAAAAGATGGGAAAAAAAAGTGTTGAAAATTTGTTAAATAGCATAAACGAAAGTAAAAATCAAGACTTTTCCAAAGTTCTATATGCTCTTGGAATCCCATTTGTCGGGAAATTTAACGCCAACCTTTTGAGTAAAACTTTTAAAGATATTGATGTTTTAAAAGAAAAGTCAGTTGAAGAACTTTTGGAAGTAAAAGGAATTGGAGATAAAGCTGCAATCGCTGTAAATACTTTTTTAAATAATGAAAATAACTGGAAAATTATTACGGAACTTAAAGAAATTGGCTTAAAATTTAAATTTGAAGAAGATGAACTAAAAGAAGTTAAAGACAATCCAATAAAAGGAAAAAATTTCCTTGCAACTGGAAAATTGCAAAAATATAAGCGAAACGAAATAAAAGATATAATTTTAGAAAAAGGTGGAAATTATTTATCTGCCGTTTCAAAAAATTTGGATTTTTTAATTGCTGGAGAAAAAGCTGGAAGTAAGTTAGAAAAAGCTCAAAATTTAGGAATTAGAGTACTAAGCGAAGATGAATTTGAAAAAGAATTTTTATAATATAAAAAAGGGAGAAAAATATATTCTCCCTAATTTTTATCTCAAATTTTAGTTGTATAAAAATTTTTTATATGCAAATATTGTGAACTACTCCCACTTATAGAAGTTGGAGACTTCTTGCTATCTTTTTATTAAAAAATCGCTATACTTGACAATTTTTTATAAAAATTTACATAAAAAACTCTGAACACTCTCATTTTTTTATTCTAAAATTGTTTTTTTATTCCATTTCAGTTGCTTCCAGAAAAATTTTACCATTTGAATTTAAAAATACAAGTTTTTGTAATTTTGTGTCATAAGCATAGACCATACTGTTATCGCCATCTTCTTTTACAAGCGCAAAATTTTTATAAACTTTTAATCTTCTTACTTCCTTTTCTGCTTGAGCATTTTCATTATCTTCGTCATAATAGTAACTTATGACATAATAACCTTTTTCATCTTTTTTTATTTCGAATTCATCAGAAGTATCAGTATATCCAAATTTTTTATTAAGAAATTTATCTTCGTGAAGTTTTCCATCAGTTGTAAAATCACGATTTTCTCCGTCGCCATAAGAAGCTTTTAATATTTCTTCACTTTCTTTCTCTGTTTTAGAAGAAAAATCATTTACTTTTTTATTTTTACTTTGATTTCCACAAGCTATCACACTTATAGAAATTGCCAAAACTAAAAACATAATCCCAATTTTTCTAATTTTTTTCATACCCATCCACTCCCAAACTCAAATTATTTTTAATTTTCAGTATTATTATACCACATAACCCAAAAAATTAAAAATTTTTAAACAATAATTTTAATGTTTTTTTATTTTTAGAAATTTTTAGAACTATATATCAAAATCATCATCGTCGTCGTCATCAAATCCAAAGTCATCGTCATGCAAATGCACAACTTCCAACGCTTTTTCATAATTTGTAGATTTTTTAGAGAAAAAGTCATGTTGAGTAGTTTCCACATTAAGTCCATTTAACACAATCGGATTAACATTTTTTACTTCAAACTCTTCTTCAAATCCCAAATTCATAAGCGCTTTGTTGGCATTATATCTAATATATTCTTTAACATCGCCTGTAAGTCCAATATCTCCATATACTTCGTCGGTATATCTGCATTCATTTTCATACAAGTCGTAAAGCAATGTCTTTAATTCATCTCTCATTCCTTTTTTAGTATCTTCATCAAATGAATTATATAATTCTTGGAAAAGCAGTCCGACAAATACTCCGTGAATTGACTCATCCGCAATAATTTTCTTAATTATATCACAACTTGCGACCATTTCTCCTTGTCCAGCAAGCCAAAGCGGTAAAAAGAACCCGCTGTAAAACAAATAAGTTTCCAAGTAAACCGAAGCCGCTAAAGACATCGCAATATCTCTTCTTGAAGCTTCTGGATTATTCATCTTTTGATAATAATTGTCAATTTTATTGGCTTTATACTGCAAATGCGGATTTTCTTGAACCCAGTTAAATGTTTCATTTATTTCACGAGTTGACGCTACTGTTGTAAATATTGTCGAATAAGATTTTGCGTGAATCGACTCCATCATGCACATATAAGAAAGCACTGACCGATTTTGCAGTGAATCAATGTGATCAATAATTTTAGGCATTCCAGTATGACTTTGCAATGTATCAAGCATTGTAAGTCCTCCAAGTGCATGTAAATAAGCCAGTTTCATTTCAGGCTTAAGCGCATTCCAGCTGTCAATATCCCTTGACGGAATATATTCCGTATCAATCCAAAATTGTCTAATATTTTGTTCCCAAAAAGTTTCCACATAATCATTTTCTGGGGTATTCCAGTTTACTGCTTTGTATATTTTCTTTTCCATTTTTTTGTTTTCCTTTCTTGATAAAATTGTTTTATCAATATTAATTTATCTTCAACTATCTCGTAGATTAATAACCAATCTGGAGTTATATGACATTCTCTTGCTCCATCATAATTATTGACTAATTTATGATCCTTGTTTTTAGGAGGAAGTTTTTCTCCTTTTGCCAATATTGAGATGATACTTTCCAATAATTTTAAATCTTTTTTCTGTTTTTTTAGATTTTTTAAATGTTTTTTAAATTTCCCAGTAAGAATAATAGAATATTTATACTCTTCTTTTTTATCCCTCATAATCTTCTCCCAAGACATCTTTAAACATTTCTTCTGGACTACTGTACGATTTATAATTTGAAGGATTTTTCTTAATTTGTTTAGCTTCTTCAAATGCTTGAACCAATTCTGAATTTTCAGGTAGAGAACTTATGTAAAAGGGAATTCCTTTTTCTCTTATAGCCTGTTTTAAAAATATATTAATTGTTGTACTAAGGCTTAATCCTAAATCTTTAAATAATTTCTGTGCTTCTTTTTTAGTTTCTTCATCTATTTTTATACTTATATTAACTGTTGCCATAAAATATTACTTTCTTTTATATTTATTATACATACAAAGTATATCTTTTGTCAATCAATTAGTTTATCATAATGTCTATTTATCCCAATCTCTTGGAAAGTCTCTCTCTGTTTCTGGATAATCCTCAAATCTCTTTTGATAAACTTCTTTCGGATTAATTCCATTCTTTTTTAAATATTCTTCAAACTTCATTTTTGTATCTTCATCAAAATATTTGTAATACATCCAAAAAGTATTTTCAGCACTCTTTTCTATAAAACCAGCAAGCAGCTCGTAATTTGATTCAACTTGTGCTGTTTCCAAAGCAGTATAATATTCATCTCTATCTTCATTTCGTATAACTGTAATCGGATAACCATTCTTCATAAGCTCCAAATTCAGAAGTAATCTCCCAGTTCGTCCATTACCATCAATAAACGGATGAATTTTCTCAAAATCAGCATGAAAACAAGCAACTTTCATTATCAAATCATTATTTTCACTACTATTAAATTCATCAATTAATTCAGTCAGCTTCTCTTCAACAAGATAGTGAGGCGTCGTTTCAAATCCAGCACCCAAAATTTCATTATTACTTTTCTTAAACTTCCCTCTATTCTCAATATCATCATTCAACACAAGAGCATGAAACTCTCTTATCAATCTCAGCGATAAAGATTCATTTGTTTTTATAACTTCCTTCAGAAAATTAAGAGCATATTCCTGTCCCTTCACTTCCTCATGCTCCTTCAAACTTTTCCCTTTCACAGTAACCCCATATTGAAGAATAATATCCGTTTCTTTCAAAGTAAGAGTACTACCTTCAATCGCATTTGAATTATAAATAAAATTTGTTTTAAGATTACTTTCTAATTTTGTCAAAATCCCTTTATTTAAAGGTCTTTCTTTTTCTAAAAAGTTTTTGAAAATTTCAATTTTAGATATTTTATTCATCACTTTTCCCCTTATTTTATTTTTACACTGAACAACTTATACACTCCTCAATCGTAGCCTTCCTAGTCCGAGTATAATAAAGCGATTTTAACCCCAATTTATGCGCATAAATATAAAGTTTTGAAATATCTCTTGTAGTATCAGAGCTCTTTGTATGAAGGATTATTGAAATTCCTTGATCCACATGTCTTTGGATTACTGACATTAATTTTAACACATTTTTTTGATCCATGTCGTAAGCTGATTTATAAAAGAAGAAGTTGTCGTTTGTCAAGTATGGCATTGGGTAAAAAGTTTTACTATCCCCGTATTCTCTCACTTCTATCGTGTCAACTATTGGCATAACTGAAGCTGTCGAATTCATAATATACGATGTTGACTGATTTGGCGCAATTGCCAGTCTATAAGCATTGTAAATTCCGTATTTCATAACTTGATCTTTTAATTTTTTCCAATCTTCTGTCGTCGGAATATACATTCCTTCAAATAATTCTTTTACTTTATCAGTTTTTGGCTCATAATTTTTTTCCAAATATTTGTCAAAATATTTTCCATTCGCATATTCTGATTTTTCAAAATCTTTAAATGTTTCGCCTCTCTCTTTTGCAATTTCCATTGATCTTTCAAGCGAATAAAAATTTACCATCATAAAGAAAATGTTACAAAAATCAAGTGCTTCACGGCTTTCATACATAATGAAGTTTTTAGCTAAAAATCCATGTAAATTCATTGCTCCAAGTCCTACAGAATGTAATTCTTCATTTGCTTTTTTAATTGTCGGAACAACATCAATGTTTGTTAAATCTGAAACCATTGTAAGTGAATCAATTGCAGCTTTTGTTACTTCTTTAATTCTTTTGTTTTCCATAACTGTTGCGATATTTAGTGAACCTAGATTACATGATATTCCTCTTCTTATTGTATCTTCTTCATAATAAGCGTTAATGTCTGAAACTTCTGATAATTGCATAATTTCAGTACAGTTCCCTAAAAGCATTCCATTGAACATTCCCATATGTCTTTTTTCTTCAGTAAAGCAATATGTATCGTAAACTCCATCAATTTCTTCTACAGCGGTTATTTTTTCAAAAGCACAAGCATCTCTATTTGGAGTATGTTCCAAATCAAATTTCAATCTAAATGTTTCAAATCCTAACTCCACAAGTTTTTGTAAATTTTTATGTGTTATAAGTAGTCTATATAATGCCTTACATTCAAATTCTCCACATTCGTCTGTTCCGTTATTTAATGGTAATTCTCTGATTTCAGTATCTCGCATTTTATTTATTTTCGAATGAATACCAATTTCTTGAAGTAACAATCTAATGTTAGAAAGAAATTCTAAATTTGTTGAAGCTATTTGTAATGAATTATTTCCATTATTTTTTGAAACAGTGCCATCTGCATCTGCCAATCCGCTTAACCATTTAACAATACTTGAAATTTCATAATTAAAAGGTACAAAAAATTTATCTTTCAGTCCCTTACAATAATTTAAAATTATTCTATCTTCATTTTCTGATTTACTATATTCTAAGTCATCAAATTTATCTAAAAGTTCTTTTTTTTCTCCATATAAATAAATTATTTTATTTGTAAGATTTTTTCTATCTTTCACATCATATTCGCAACCATCACCTGAATAAAATCCATTTGCATAAGCATTTTCAAGTATTTCACGATTTTCATTTTCATACTTTGGCAAATCAAATTTTATAAGTCTGTCTCCAACT
This genomic stretch from Leptotrichia sp. oral taxon 218 harbors:
- the ligA gene encoding NAD-dependent DNA ligase LigA, with protein sequence MNSLDNEILKNYTNLKNKIEKYNNLYYNEDNPIISDMEYDGLLRKLKEMEKEYPALLEIDDSPTEKIGGTASNKFSKVEHKVPMLSLSNTYNIAEIEDFDKRVKKIINFSEKIEYILELKLDGLSISLIYENGNLTRAVTRGDGKIGEDVTENIMEIESIPKKLKEPISLEVRGEIILPIKNFNKINEEREENGEEVFANPRNAAAGTIRQLDSTIVSKRGLDCYLYYLVNAENYGIKTHLESIKFIEKLGFKTTKVFEKYSDFKTLEKSIEKWRIKREKLDYETDGLVIKINDFSFYETLGYTTKSPRWAIAYKFPAEQVKTRLLNVTFQVGRTGVVTPVAELEAVNLSGSVVKRASLHNFDEIRRKDIKIGDNVIVEKAAEIIPQVVNVVFDDRKGTEKEIKEPESCPACGTKLVKEEGLVALKCLNPHCPEKIKREISYFVSRDAMNISGLGEKIVEKFIELEKIKTVVDIYFLENYRNELENLEKMGKKSVENLLNSINESKNQDFSKVLYALGIPFVGKFNANLLSKTFKDIDVLKEKSVEELLEVKGIGDKAAIAVNTFLNNENNWKIITELKEIGLKFKFEEDELKEVKDNPIKGKNFLATGKLQKYKRNEIKDIILEKGGNYLSAVSKNLDFLIAGEKAGSKLEKAQNLGIRVLSEDEFEKEFL
- the nrdF gene encoding class 1b ribonucleoside-diphosphate reductase subunit beta — its product is MEKKIYKAVNWNTPENDYVETFWEQNIRQFWIDTEYIPSRDIDSWNALKPEMKLAYLHALGGLTMLDTLQSHTGMPKIIDHIDSLQNRSVLSYMCMMESIHAKSYSTIFTTVASTREINETFNWVQENPHLQYKANKIDNYYQKMNNPEASRRDIAMSLAASVYLETYLFYSGFFLPLWLAGQGEMVASCDIIKKIIADESIHGVFVGLLFQELYNSFDEDTKKGMRDELKTLLYDLYENECRYTDEVYGDIGLTGDVKEYIRYNANKALMNLGFEEEFEVKNVNPIVLNGLNVETTQHDFFSKKSTNYEKALEVVHLHDDDFGFDDDDDDDFDI
- a CDS encoding type II toxin-antitoxin system YafQ family toxin encodes the protein MRDKKEEYKYSIILTGKFKKHLKNLKKQKKDLKLLESIISILAKGEKLPPKNKDHKLVNNYDGARECHITPDWLLIYEIVEDKLILIKQFYQERKTKKWKRKYTKQ
- a CDS encoding type II toxin-antitoxin system RelB/DinJ family antitoxin; the encoded protein is MATVNISIKIDEETKKEAQKLFKDLGLSLSTTINIFLKQAIREKGIPFYISSLPENSELVQAFEEAKQIKKNPSNYKSYSSPEEMFKDVLGEDYEG
- a CDS encoding Fic family protein, coding for MNKISKIEIFKNFLEKERPLNKGILTKLESNLKTNFIYNSNAIEGSTLTLKETDIILQYGVTVKGKSLKEHEEVKGQEYALNFLKEVIKTNESLSLRLIREFHALVLNDDIENRGKFKKSNNEILGAGFETTPHYLVEEKLTELIDEFNSSENNDLIMKVACFHADFEKIHPFIDGNGRTGRLLLNLELMKNGYPITVIRNEDRDEYYTALETAQVESNYELLAGFIEKSAENTFWMYYKYFDEDTKMKFEEYLKKNGINPKEVYQKRFEDYPETERDFPRDWDK
- a CDS encoding ribonucleotide reductase N-terminal alpha domain-containing protein, translating into MVDNRAKKWIYLNNEIMIKKGEDFQLEKDKEAVYSYFVDYVNKNTVFFHNLEEKMRYLIKNDYYIDFYKMYSHDEIKDVFKLVYDKKFRFASFMSASKFYQSYALKDDAEHKFLERYEDRIAIVSLFLAQGDVEKAKEYALMLINQEYQPATPTFLNSGKKRAGELVSCFLDEMGDNLSGIGYIFDSSMKLSSLGGGVSINLSKIRARGEAIKGVEGRASGVLPIMKILEDIFSYANQLGQRAGAGAVYLNVFHSDINEFLDCKKINVDEKVRIKSLSTGVIIPDKFLELAKEGEVCYTFNPHTVFLEYGKYLDEMDMNEMYEKLVDNPNVKKKKVDAREILVKISQSQKESGYPYIFFKDNANKEHALKEIGSVKFSNLCVAPYTKILTKEYGYTEIGQHENEKVHVWNGEEWSKTTVIKTGTDQKLLKVSTDNFQTVDVTPYHKFYIKDENEKVVEKRAHELKVGDRLIKFDLPKYENENREILENAYANGFYSGDGCEYDVKDRKNLTNKIIYLYGEKKELLDKFDDLEYSKSENEDRIILNYCKGLKDKFFVPFNYEISSIVKWLSGLADADGTVSKNNGNNSLQIASTNLEFLSNIRLLLQEIGIHSKINKMRDTEIRELPLNNGTDECGEFECKALYRLLITHKNLQKLVELGFETFRLKFDLEHTPNRDACAFEKITAVEEIDGVYDTYCFTEEKRHMGMFNGMLLGNCTEIMQLSEVSDINAYYEEDTIRRGISCNLGSLNIATVMENKRIKEVTKAAIDSLTMVSDLTNIDVVPTIKKANEELHSVGLGAMNLHGFLAKNFIMYESREALDFCNIFFMMVNFYSLERSMEIAKERGETFKDFEKSEYANGKYFDKYLEKNYEPKTDKVKELFEGMYIPTTEDWKKLKDQVMKYGIYNAYRLAIAPNQSTSYIMNSTASVMPIVDTIEVREYGDSKTFYPMPYLTNDNFFFYKSAYDMDQKNVLKLMSVIQRHVDQGISIILHTKSSDTTRDISKLYIYAHKLGLKSLYYTRTRKATIEECISCSV